The Plasmodium berghei ANKA genome assembly, chromosome: 12 genome contains a region encoding:
- a CDS encoding 40S ribosomal protein S9, putative, whose translation MPKSYRNYSKTARNPKRPFEKERLDQELKLIGEYGLKNKREIWRVQYLLAKIRSAARYLLTLDEKSPKRIFQGEALLRRMVRQGLLGENEEKLDYVLGLTLPKLLERRLQTKVFKLGLAKSVHHARVLIRQRHIRVGKQMVDIPSFLVRIDSEKHIDFATASPFGGSRPGRVKRRTLRNQKEKADGDDN comes from the exons atgccAAAAAGCTATAGAAACTATTCAAAAACTGCAAGGAATCCAAAGCGTCCCTTTGAAAAg GAACGTTTAGATCAAGagttaaaattaattgGGGAATATGGTTTAAAAAACAAGAGAGAAATATGGAG AGTACAATATTTGTTAGCAAAAATCAGATCTGCAGCACgatatttattaacattaGATGAAAAAAGTCCCAAAAGAATATTTCAAGGTGAAGCCTTATTAAGAAGAATGGTACGCCAAGGATTACTTGgtgaaaatgaagaaaagcTAGATTATGTTTTAGGATTAACATTACCTAAATTATTAGAAAGAAGATTGCAAACAAAAGTATTTAAATTAGGATTAGCAAAATCTGTACATCATGCTAGGGTATTAATAAGACAACGACATATTCGAGTTGGTAAACAAATGGTCGATATCCCATCATTTTTAGTTCGTATAGATTCTGAAAAACACATCGATTTTGCAACCGCTTCACCATTTGGTGGATCGAGGCCAGGTAGAGTTAAGAGAAGAACATTAAGAAATCAAAAAGAAAAGGCTGATGGAGATGATAATTAA